The stretch of DNA CACCACTAAGCACAAGTTGGAAATGTCCCAGCATCTTGGGACATGGGTGCTGCCAGGTGTGGCCCACTCTGTgtggctgcccagccctgacaTGGAGTTGGCATCCTCCAGTTCTGGCCTCTGAGCTCCGGTGGAGCACTTGGCAGACAGACCCAACCCTAAGGAATTTTTCTCCACAGGAGGGGTCTCCTCCACAGAGtatccccagcccagcactgccacatccCACCCTGCAGAATGACAGAGAACCACAGGCATAACCAGGAAAAGACCCTCAGAGGCAGATGGAGGGCAAGCAttgtgccctggctctgccagcctACTGGGAGACCTGGGAGAAGTCACCTTCTCCATCCACAGCTCCACTCCCTGCTTGGGCCAGTGGATGACCGTGCAGGTGAAAGTCAGAGACCAGGGAGGAGTTTCCCCTGGACAAACACACTGGGAAGCAGGAACATGCAACAgtccttttcccttggaaaaccCTCAGCTGGCCATGACTTTGCAGAACAAGAACACATCTGATACTCCCAGTcttccagcagcacttccaAGCACCCAGCTGAGCAATCTCCCCATGCCCACCACCCCAGGCATGATTTGGCAGTTCCCACTGCCAGGTGaccagaggggacagtggggggacacCAAaggacagctccagggaaaaGCAACACCTACCTCTGGCCGATCTCTGTGGGTGTTGACTGCTTCAATGTTCAGGGAGATGGATTCCACCCGGcagcctgcaggaaggagcacaaaGAGATCAGCAAGCCCAGCAGGCACTGGATGCTCCCAAGTACCCCACCACAGATCCCTGCTTTTCTCCCAGACAGCCTAAATTCAGGAGGAGGTACAAGTCAACCCCCCCAGTATGTTTAGGAAGGTCTCACTCACCATAGGCTACCGGGGTCAGCTTCAACACTGTGTGCAGGGGACATTTCAGGTAGGGCATTTCATCTGCAGAGACAGCAAAGCAGGAGGGTTATCTGAGCAGAAGGCTCAGACACCTTCATCCCACACCAAAGAGATGCACACTGCAGAATGTgaacagcccagagctgtaTCCATCatccctcctccagcagggccaATCCTCTTCCCAGAGACAGGGAGCTCACCTGCACTCTTGTCCAGGAAGTAGGCCAGGAGACAGCGCATGACAGCCTGGTGGCAGATGACAAGGACATTCTCTTGCCTCTCCAGCTCCATGATCACCGGCTCCAGGCGCTGCACCAGGTCTTGGTAGGACTaggaaagaagggaagggaTATGAGGCATGGAATCAACGCAATGAGCATCCCAAAGAAACAACAGTCCTTGTCTTGGGATACCTCCTGATTTCGTGCCTCTGAGCAAACCAACAAACTGCTAAAGACAAATAAATCCTCATCCCCAGGCTACTCTGGAACTCCTAATTCTTCTGTCAGAAAAGGAGGCATTCACATCTCAGTGAATCATAGCTCAGGCCTGGAGAATTAATTAAGGTAAGCAACAAGGGTTTTGAAGATAGAGCCTCTCCATCATCTTGACATTTGATTTGGTACGGGATTTCAAAGTTCTAAGAAGTCTGGAGCAACCTGAGAAACCCCAGGGTTTTGAAGGACCTCATAAAAACCATGACAGGCAGCCAGAAGGAGCTCCAGATACCCAGAGTTGGTGTCTCCACTCCCCACATATTCTTTTGTTAGATACTACTGGGCTCCACCAAGGTCATGAGGATGTCCCCAAAGATTTTTCTGAAGTGTCTATGGGCATGACTTTCAATTTGGGGATTATTAGCTCAATTCACAGCCTAAAGTATCATCCAGAACTGATGTCAATTCCCACCTCATTGTGTCACACCCTGAAAACAGACTGCCAGGAACAGAGATATTACCATCAACCCTTAGGGAATGATACTGAGAACAAggtgaaaattactttttttggaaatgaaagaaaaatagggCAGCACAAAACTGTGAGCAGATATAAAGATGGAGGTTGGACTAGAAACCTCCAGAGACCTTCCCATGTTAATTTGCCTTAAAGTCAGTTGGACTGTTTGTTAagtgacatttttctttgtgaCATCTTCATATGCCAAGATTTCACAGGAGCTCAAGGTAGAGGTAAACATGAGCCCTGCTCTCTTTTAATTCTAGTTTCTTAgagctccccctgctcctctgctcaaGAGTAGAGAacagaatgaggaaaaaaaggccaCATTTAAAGTAGAAGTCCTGCAGACTTTGCAGGAGCTGTCTCTGCAGACCTACCTCCCCAGAAGGATAACGGTAGTAATATTTATCCTGGTCACGCAGAGCAAATTCCTCTGGGTGTTGCTCCCTGATTTCTTCATAGGTCATTTCTTCACACacaccctgccagggcaggacaaGCACGAGGTTACTGGACATGctctcagcacagccaccagaCAAAACCTCACTTTCTCTTGTCCAGCAACGaccagccccatccagctgtTATGGTTGCACAGGTACTCACAGCATCGATTTCATTGAGTGCCTTCCACTGCTCAtagggcagctggagagcttCTGCTGTTTGGATTGTCCTCTTTAGCTGGCTGGTCCAAATTTTGAGGTCCTTCAGGTTCTGCTCTTCCACAAATTTGTTCAGCGCCACTGCAAACTGTGTGACATAGAAAAAAGAGGTTGATTCCTGGGCCACAGCTTCCCAACAGGCCTTGTTCCCTATTCCCAGTAAGTGTTGGCTTCCATAGAGCCTTCTGCTCTGAGGGGGAAGGGCAGCCACACATTCATTGAGCCCCAAGAGCTACAGATGGAccctcagcagcccagctgccatCAAACATCCATTtgtgatagatgagtaatgcaacgattgactctcacaattaacaGACAAACATCGTGTATATGTATATAggttaagaaaagttttatagatttatagctATGTTGTACCCCCTTGCATGGTTATCAAGGGACatctgggagggctggcttgtCACTATGGTgacacctgacctccaatcaggATTTGAGGAAGAGATCTCCACCACTGGATAGCAAAGGTGGAGTTAATATCTGGGGTGTTGCAAAGAGAATCCATCAGATTCCCAGATGCTAGGTCAGGTTCTCAGAGTGGCTGCTTTCATATTGGACAAATGGAACGTGTACATCCAGGAGACAAAGAGATCTTTCACAACTGCAGTGTCCATGACATAACAGCTGGGTCTGTCCCTGAGAAGATGGAGAGTGCATTCCAGCCAAGCAACAGGTTCTTCAGCAGATGAACCTCAAAACCCACACTGCTGAGGATGCAGGCTGCTGGAATCCTGGAAAACCTTCTGGTGACTCAAAGCTGGAGAGAAGTGTTTGTGTCCCAGCTAAACCTGCAGCCCTGTTTGTGGTAGCTGGAGTTTAAGTGTATTGATACCACATATCCAACTTCAGCAACAGACCTGTGCAAGCTGGTTCACTACACCACAATGGCAAAACCAGAGGGAAAGCCACTTTTCCCTTGTTCTACTTCTGTTTCCAGAGTAGGAAAGTAACAAAGAAGGGGctgatggacagaactttgcgaggggttaaagggttaaaaagggaaaatctcCATTGTGAGGGGGCTGAGCACATGGCAGGGAAAATCCTTTGCTCCCAAGCACCATAACCTTTATTCTCTATACAGTCTTCTGTTGTActtttgataaggtttaataaaccttcctAAACTATGAAGTGAGTAACAACTCCTCACACATTTAACCCAAGGCACAGCATCTTCTACAGCTGCAGGGGagcattttccttctccctcaccTTCTTGCCCCTGTTGGAGAGGCCAGAGTCTCCTCCAATCCTGCCCTTGAGGTTGAACTCGCTCTCCCCGTGCCGGCAGAGGTAAATGGTGCGGGGCTGGACGTGGATGTTCATCAGGTAATAAACAATCCTGCTCTGGATGTGGTCCTGGACCCTGTTCACCAGGAACCTCCGGCCAACATCGATGACTTTGATGAGAGAaagctccctggggacacacagagacTGTCTATTGTACATATATGCAGGATATAAGTCCaatatttcttaataatttCTCATCCTTTCTGTAATGATAAGGTCTAATTCCAACTtagacccccccaaatctgcAAAATAAGaactttctgcttttcattcttctgtctttcctcttttccataaaattatttttcttgaaaggacaaaaaaaatatttttaaacgGAGATGAAACCTTAATGAATAAAATGCACAGGTTAGGGATCTTGATTTCTTTGCCCAACAGCTCTGTATTGCTTCTGTGACAGGgagcataaaaaaaattaagtaatttcAATGTCAATTTATTCCTCCAGTTTATTTagtattatttttcaaaaccaaaataatcaCAGTCCCACATCATTTGCATcgattaaaaaacaaaatattacaaTATACCGAAATAATATAGATATTAAAAGAGTGGCCAACATGAAAAAGTATATTCTTTTCAATATTCTGCTTTGGATGTTCAGGTTCTCTTCTGGCATTTATAGAGGGCATAACCTCAATAAATGTCACTTAACACCAGCTGAAAACATCTGGGCTGTGATACCAGATGTAGCATCATGCACAATTTCAACATGTGTGATTCTCTTCTGGCTGCTTCCTTCTGGTTTCCCCAGTATCAAAGAGGTTTACAGTTTCTCCAGGGAGTACTTTACCCTTTCCCTGCTTTCCTGTCATTCTCCAAAGCAGCCCTGTGAGTCCTCTCTGTCCATGTAATCACCCAGCTCAAAGGATTTCCTGCAGACTATTTTCAGCAGGGAACCAACAGGTAATAGGGATTCATGGAGAGCTGAATAGCAGCAGTGTAATCACCACCCCTCCTCTTGCAGCAGCCAAGAGGATTATACAGGACCAACAGGGAACatgctcctgcctccccaggacagggacaatCCACACAGGGCACACACAAGTGTTTGTGAGCTGTGGAGAGGCTGGGaggtgcctgcagagctcttcCAAGGCACACAGCCACCAGGCAGAAGCCACAGGGCTTGCTCAATCCAGTGGTTTGAGCCAAGCAGTCCCTTCCCTTAACTGAGACAATGAAAAAAGCACCTCAACCACTCCAACTCAAGTGCTTTCCCAAAGCCTTTGTATTTAGACCTGCAGAACAAGGTTGAAAACAGCTCATCTGAGCCCAGAAGAGCCTGGGAAGGCATCAGTGCCCatttccctggcacagcattTTCCTATGAAAGGCCTGAATTCAAGGTGAGGCCTGGCCATAAATCATCCTAGCACAGTCAGGCGTTTGAAGACAAAGTGAAATTCAGCTCCACCCTTcactgctcctctcctgggagagggcaggggcTCAAGGCAGCTCAGAAGTCAAGGTCTCTTACCTGTCATAGTCATCAGGGTCGAGGGGCTGGTAGCTGGCCTGGTAACAATTGATCCTCTTCATGAAATCCTCCATGGCATCCGTGGAATTACAGTCCCGGTAATCTGGGCTGGACAATTTGACTTcctgcaacagaaaaaaaaaaaaaccaaacatgccACAAGGAGAGGTTAGGAAGCTTTCCAAGGCAGACAATGCTAATCTGGAATTTCAAAGTCCTGCCAAGATCCAGCGATTAGCTGAAACAAAGTGTTGAGTGCTTTATAGCCATCACTCATCACAGGGCAGAAAAGAAGCAAATTAGACCCAAAACCAAGAATCAGGTGGGAGAATTTGGTATCAACCATTGCCTGATTAGTACAGACACCCATCAATCCACTCCCATTCTCCCAGAAGTTGGGCTACCACTCCACCACCCAACAGCAGGAAAACTGAGCTTCCTAATGgctaaaaaaacccatcagATTCAAATTCAAGCTGAGAAAGGGAAGTGCATGAACTTAGACAAGATGCTtatcccagctcagcagcaggacagtGGGATGGCAACATTCAACCCCATTCTGTGCATTATATGCTGCAAGCTGTTGGGCTGAAAGACACTAGAAACAGGCAGTGTGAATATCCACAACCCTCATGGACTAAATCCTGCCTGAACTAATCTaacaggctgcttttcctgaagaTTTGGGTTTGAACAGCAGCATTACACACTGATAACTTCACAAGCAGTCCTGAAACCAACAGGATAACACAATGGATCAACACATGTGGCAGCATCCAGGCCTGGGGTGTATTTTCCACACTGATCCCAGCACTAAGAGCACCATTCATCTGCAGTTCCCCGTGGAGCAAAATCCCACgctcagccaggagctgatTTCCTCACCCTTCAAGCATTAGCTTCCAAATAAAGGGAttaaaatcctcaaaaaaaaaaaaaaatccagcttggCAGAAAAAAGAAGTAGCAAATTGAGCATTTTGTTGTAGAAAAGGCTGTATGCAACCTCCCAAGAATTTGGTCAGTAGGataacagctcccagcaggagcaaaaGACACTCTTCAGCCCCTGGCTGGTAGCAAAATTTGCCTCCAgtgaagccatgctggctgtctCCAACCATTTTTTTTATCATCCATGTGCTTCAGCAGAGTTTCCAGGATGATCTGCTCCATTATCTTCCCAAACCCTGATGTGAGACTGCACCTGTAATCCCCCACTTCTGTCAGGGCTTTGTTTTTCCCAACCCAACTCCTGGCTGCTCAGACAATCTCTGTGTTCCTCCCAGGCTGCCTGTCCTTGCTTCCATCCTCTCTCTGCAGGCTTCCTTTTGGTGCTTGAGTTTGTCCAGGTGCTCCTTGTTCATCCTGGCAATTTTTGATGGCTGCTCCTTTGCTGGGAATGCATCACAGCTGAACTTGGAGAAGATGATCCTTGAACATGAACCAGTTCTCTTGGgcccctcttccctcctggGCTCCTTATCCTGCAGTACTCCAGGCCAAAATCTGCTCTCCTGACATCTCACTTGACAgctacagcagcacaggctgccctggagcttCACATTCCTCACCAGCCCCTCCTTGTTGGTGACACAGAGCACACAAGGAGGAGGTGCTGTCACTTGGAGAAAGAAGTCACCAACACATTCCAGGAACCTCCTGGACTGGCAGTGCCatgctgtgctgtccctccagCAGACACCAGGGTGGTTGAAGCCCACCATGAAGACCAGAGCTTGTGAAGGTGATGCCATTCCTACCTTTCTatgaagggaaagcaaaggcagGACATCCCCACCAGTGCCACACTTACCATAACGTTGGTGGCAACCACGTTGGGATCATTGCAGACAGATTCGATGAAGAACACCtgagaaacaaagcaaagctcAGCTGAAAGCCACCAACAAGGTTTGTAACATTCAGCCAGCTCCTTGCTGAACCCAACCTCCTCCCTGCTGGACCAGAgagctctccctgtgccccactcccatcctttccttccccatggCTCACTAGTGGGAACGAAGGAAGAGTTTCTCATTTTTAATCAAACCCAGCAGTGAAATCTCCCTCAGACAGGAGCAGCACGAGGATAACACATGAGTTAGACAAGATACATCAACTCTACACTACAGTGAACTTCACCATGCAGGAATCAGCCCCACAGCACCGACCTTGAACCCGTTCTCTTTGGCGAAGTTTAGGAtcatccctctcctctccctcgTGGTATTGGTGGCATCAAACacctttaaaagcaaaagatcTCAATTAGCACCACAAGGGCCTGGTTTCCCAGAGAGCCCCTCCTCAGAGAAGGGACTGCAGAGGACCTTTGggggcagcacagctgccaaaCCCCAGCGCACATCTGGAGCTCACCGCAATCTGCCCGGCCTCCTCCGTCAGGTACAGCTTCACATCCCTCAGGGCAGCCATGGCACATTGCCTGCAAAACAGGGGACAGACGTGTGGCCCTGGTGTCCTCCGGGTGTGGAGGTCACCCTGAAGTCACCAATCCTGTACAGATTCCATTTTGAGCCCTCAGAATCCTCCTTGAGCAGGCAGTGGAAATTAAGAGCCCAACTCTGAATTTCAAGTCCAGGGGAAATTCAGAGCCCAACTTCTCTGTCCCCAAACTGGGTAACTGCTCCCACCACGTGGGGTCAGGATGCCCACCCTCACCTCCTGACTTTCATGGCTTCCTCGTTGTCAGGACGGAAGAAGTCATAGGAGCTGTAATGCTTCACGGCCTCACGGCGATACTCCCCCACGTTGAAAACTgggtggggaaaggaaaaaacaaaacatcaaaatGAGGGGCACGACCCAGCCGTGTAGCTTCTGCACTTAAAGCAAGCTGGTGCCACGAAATTACATCCTCAGGGCATCCCTTGGTCTTCAAAGTGAAGGAGAACCCAGGATATGAAAACACAGATATTTATATTTGGCCTGTGGGATCTTGGAAAGGTCCCCCACTACCTCCCATCTCCCAAAGCACTGATCTAGAGGAATTCCTGAGGACCAGACCTCCTGCTTTCCCCCTGGCACCAGTGCAGGCCTTACCTTTTGTGGGGACACCAATCCAGTTGAGGTAGCGAGTCAGCTTCTTGGAGATGTAGGTCTTGCCACGGGCTGGGAGGCCAACCATGACTATCACAGTGGGGGAATTGGCAAGCTGAGGCCCACAGGCTGCAAGGAAAAAGAACAGGAGCTGTTAATTCTCCAGCTCACCCTGCATCGACCCAACAAGGCACTTGTTTTTATCCAGACTCCTTCCAAGTCcttcagcagctggaggaaaCATGAAAGTCACAGCAAGAATATCCTGATGGGTGCAAAGTAGGCAAGGAGCCAGCTGGCCCAGGGTCTCTGGAGAGATTCTGTGCCTCAGTTACCTCATTtgcaatcaaaataaaaaataatttaaaaaataacattccAAATCAAGGCAAGCACAACCTGACATTCCAATGGCTTGGCAATTCCATGAAAAGCTCTGTGATAGCCAAGGACGTTGGACCCACGCCTgcagcagtgtctgtgctgAAATACCAGCTCTGGTCCAGATCTTCACCCACAGAAAGCATCTCCCAAAATCTTTGACTAGATTTCTAGCTGACACACAACCAGCTAACTGGACTTTGAGTCAAGAACAAAACAAGGCAAGAGAACCACAGAACTAGCAGCACTTAAAAGCAGGTATCCAAGTGATTTATCCCTTTTTCCCTCATAAACCCAAGCTgggttgttgggatttttttgttttgttttggtttttctgttggttttttttttggttgttggttttttttgttgttgtggtgAAGAGGGTCCATGTCAAACAGCTGGAAAGAAAACCCAGAGGCAGCATTTGCAAGACAGACAGGACCCTGCAGGGGACTTCTCACCCACCCTTCACATCCACCCGGTGAGCACAGACCTCATAGGAAAGGAATGCAgtggctggtggcagagccataAAACCCAGCTTAATTATGGCCTGGGtggagagctctgcctgcctgccacagctgcctgaaGCTGGGACCAGGGGATGCCAGGGGCTCcctgggatggacacagggctggggaaagTTTTTGTCAGTGTGGATCTGGAAAGAGCAAACAAAATGAGAGGTACCCACAAACATGCAAAGTACATGGGATTGCCTTCCCCTtctaagaaaagaaataaatccagcagctggagaaacCAAATTAAGGCCACAAGGAAGATTTATGGCACTGGTACCCAGATGGCAGAAGAGCCACCCGTCAGCTTCCCAAGTTTCTCACCAAAGCAAACTCAGCAGGCAAGACATTAAAAACCATCTAAAATacaggtggtttttttttgtttgtttgtttttttgtttttgtttcattgcccaggctggagcagccctcacTCACAacctgtcccctgcccagtgctgcatttcaaaaccccagggcagctcccaaaGATTTTGGCAGCAAGTGCcaattttctgtgctggggcaCAAGGGAGCAGTGCAACATACCAAGAAAAATACTATTCCCCCTCTAACAATCTCACATCCTCATCCAAGCTATGGGTGCAAGTCTGTTTTGCATAAACCCACACAGTTATTAGacaaagggaggaggaagggataATACCTGAATAAGGAAACTCTTCCTTTCCCTACCTGCCAGTGAACAAAGGATCTCAAAGAGCAGAGCCAAGAGGATCTGGGGCCATTAAACAGCACTCCAAGAGTAAAGGGACAATGCTGGGTACTGTTCATGTCCCTGTGGCTCCAGACAGCTgtgacagccccagggctggcactgtgTGGGCACACACGTGTCACTTCCAAAGGCTGCTGCAAGAGTTAAACACCCCGAATTCAGGATTTTTGCTGCCCTTGCACAATGCAACAGCACCTGAGAAGCACCTCCCAAAACACCACGGGAGCAACTTTTCATCAGGAATCTGAGCCCAAACCAAAAGTCTCTGGGAAACTTTGCATCAGGGATGAAACAGAACCCAGTGTTTTGCTCCCAGTCTTTCACAAAGGCCTCATTCATCATTTCTTTTCACCACCGCTGGGAAGCTATCAGGGATTTCAATGCATATTCATTACTCCTTATCGACATCTAGCCAGGTAAGTCAAGGGCAGGGATGACTTTCAGACTCAGTCAGAGGGTATTTAAAAGGAGCTTATCACTTTTGCTATTTGCCAGAAAGTCACCTTCACCAGTGGGTAaaagagaaggagggaaaaaaaaaaaaatccagcccaaaagggaaggaaatttgCTTCTATAAAAAGTCAGATACAACAGCCACCTCCCCACCTCAAGCATTTTCACTGTCTCCACCTAAGTATTCCCCAAAACCCAGACTGCCCGTCCTGTCAGTCTTACTGCCCTTTTCCCAGCTTCTTCCCGCTGCAGTCCCCGCACCTTGGCTGGTCCTGCCCTCCGCACCGCAGGCACGCGTGGCACCGCCGTCACCGCCACCCCTGCGAGCCGCGGCTGAACGGCAACATCCCCGGCGTGTGTCCCACACCCACCGAGCCCGAGGGACGGGAAAAGGCAGCGACAAGGATGGAGAGAGGCAGTGGCAGCCCTTTCCCTGCCGGAGCATCCCCCTCCCCTCGCCCGGCTCTGCCCAGCCAGCGCCTTCGACGGCTCCACTTTCCCAGCCCCTACGTGAGAGACGTGCGGCGTGACAGCAATTTAATGGATCGCCGTCAAAAGGGCAGCCGAAGGaatccctgcagcctcccctggACCAGCCAGCACACCATCGGACTGGTTATTTCACACCCGGCATGCGCCCTTCCAGAGGATGCTCCCCGGGATGCGCCCGCTCCCTCCAGGCATCACGCTGGAAGTGGTCTCCGTtattcctcccttccttcccacccTTTGGCTTTGCAGCCCTCGCTCTTTGTTGCTGCTGAGGAATTAATAGCACCTCGCGTTTAAAATACCTCGAGTTAAAAAAGTTACctaaaaaaagcctaaaaaccCTCCTCTCTCATTGCACAGCGTGGCTTGCTCCCACCCcaagaaaatataattacaaGCCACATTATGTTATTAATAATCCCCTCGGTGCCTTAATATATCAAATACGTTCGTTTTTTCCGCTACCAAAAGGGAGCTCTCGCTGAGAAACCCGGCGAATGAAGTGGCAAAAACCACTGCATGCACAAGGGATTTCTTTCAGAGGTGCCAGTCCTTGAGAAAAACCCAGCCACAGAGACACACGTGCAAAGCATTAAGCCGGGAGACGTTTTACCCCACTCTAAGCAAAGCCCCTCGGCTACCCAGATGTGCAGCCTGTTGCTGAAATCCATTTCCTCGGCAGCTCccgctgc from Haemorhous mexicanus isolate bHaeMex1 chromosome 5, bHaeMex1.pri, whole genome shotgun sequence encodes:
- the PFKFB3 gene encoding 6-phosphofructo-2-kinase/fructose-2,6-bisphosphatase 3 isoform X4 translates to MPMELTQSRIQKIWLPNDNRPALPRRSCGPQLANSPTVIVMVGLPARGKTYISKKLTRYLNWIGVPTKVFNVGEYRREAVKHYSSYDFFRPDNEEAMKVRRQCAMAALRDVKLYLTEEAGQIAVFDATNTTRERRGMILNFAKENGFKVFFIESVCNDPNVVATNVMEVKLSSPDYRDCNSTDAMEDFMKRINCYQASYQPLDPDDYDRELSLIKVIDVGRRFLVNRVQDHIQSRIVYYLMNIHVQPRTIYLCRHGESEFNLKGRIGGDSGLSNRGKKFAVALNKFVEEQNLKDLKIWTSQLKRTIQTAEALQLPYEQWKALNEIDAGVCEEMTYEEIREQHPEEFALRDQDKYYYRYPSGESYQDLVQRLEPVIMELERQENVLVICHQAVMRCLLAYFLDKSADEMPYLKCPLHTVLKLTPVAYGCRVESISLNIEAVNTHRDRPENMNNSQKPS
- the PFKFB3 gene encoding 6-phosphofructo-2-kinase/fructose-2,6-bisphosphatase 3 isoform X5 gives rise to the protein MPMELTQSRIQKIWLPNDNRPALPRRSCGPQLANSPTVIVMVGLPARGKTYISKKLTRYLNWIGVPTKVFNVGEYRREAVKHYSSYDFFRPDNEEAMKVRRQCAMAALRDVKLYLTEEAGQIAVFDATNTTRERRGMILNFAKENGFKVFFIESVCNDPNVVATNVMEVKLSSPDYRDCNSTDAMEDFMKRINCYQASYQPLDPDDYDRELSLIKVIDVGRRFLVNRVQDHIQSRIVYYLMNIHVQPRTIYLCRHGESEFNLKGRIGGDSGLSNRGKKFAVALNKFVEEQNLKDLKIWTSQLKRTIQTAEALQLPYEQWKALNEIDAGVCEEMTYEEIREQHPEEFALRDQDKYYYRYPSGESYQDLVQRLEPVIMELERQENVLVICHQAVMRCLLAYFLDKSADEMPYLKCPLHTVLKLTPVAYGCRVESISLNIEAVNTHRDRPEEAKKGPNPLMRRNSVTPLASPEPTKKPRINSFEEHVAVSPALPGCVPQEVPTQMPGQNMNNSQKPS
- the PFKFB3 gene encoding 6-phosphofructo-2-kinase/fructose-2,6-bisphosphatase 3 isoform X2, with protein sequence MPFRKACGPQLANSPTVIVMVGLPARGKTYISKKLTRYLNWIGVPTKVFNVGEYRREAVKHYSSYDFFRPDNEEAMKVRRQCAMAALRDVKLYLTEEAGQIAVFDATNTTRERRGMILNFAKENGFKVFFIESVCNDPNVVATNVMEVKLSSPDYRDCNSTDAMEDFMKRINCYQASYQPLDPDDYDRELSLIKVIDVGRRFLVNRVQDHIQSRIVYYLMNIHVQPRTIYLCRHGESEFNLKGRIGGDSGLSNRGKKFAVALNKFVEEQNLKDLKIWTSQLKRTIQTAEALQLPYEQWKALNEIDAGVCEEMTYEEIREQHPEEFALRDQDKYYYRYPSGESYQDLVQRLEPVIMELERQENVLVICHQAVMRCLLAYFLDKSADEMPYLKCPLHTVLKLTPVAYGCRVESISLNIEAVNTHRDRPEEAKKGPNPLMRRNSVTPLASPEPTKKPRINSFEEHVAVSPALPGCVPQEVPTQMPGQELLLGWSLTPTPPSPLIPEHEQLPEAVVTPWAPL
- the PFKFB3 gene encoding 6-phosphofructo-2-kinase/fructose-2,6-bisphosphatase 3 isoform X1 gives rise to the protein MPMELTQSRIQKIWLPNDNRPALPRRSCGPQLANSPTVIVMVGLPARGKTYISKKLTRYLNWIGVPTKVFNVGEYRREAVKHYSSYDFFRPDNEEAMKVRRQCAMAALRDVKLYLTEEAGQIAVFDATNTTRERRGMILNFAKENGFKVFFIESVCNDPNVVATNVMEVKLSSPDYRDCNSTDAMEDFMKRINCYQASYQPLDPDDYDRELSLIKVIDVGRRFLVNRVQDHIQSRIVYYLMNIHVQPRTIYLCRHGESEFNLKGRIGGDSGLSNRGKKFAVALNKFVEEQNLKDLKIWTSQLKRTIQTAEALQLPYEQWKALNEIDAGVCEEMTYEEIREQHPEEFALRDQDKYYYRYPSGESYQDLVQRLEPVIMELERQENVLVICHQAVMRCLLAYFLDKSADEMPYLKCPLHTVLKLTPVAYGCRVESISLNIEAVNTHRDRPEEAKKGPNPLMRRNSVTPLASPEPTKKPRINSFEEHVAVSPALPGCVPQEVPTQMPGQELLLGWSLTPTPPSPLIPEHEQLPEAVVTPWAPL
- the PFKFB3 gene encoding 6-phosphofructo-2-kinase/fructose-2,6-bisphosphatase 3 isoform X3 codes for the protein MPMELTQSRIQKIWLPNDNRPALPRRSCGPQLANSPTVIVMVGLPARGKTYISKKLTRYLNWIGVPTKVFNVGEYRREAVKHYSSYDFFRPDNEEAMKVRRQCAMAALRDVKLYLTEEAGQIAVFDATNTTRERRGMILNFAKENGFKVFFIESVCNDPNVVATNVMEVKLSSPDYRDCNSTDAMEDFMKRINCYQASYQPLDPDDYDRELSLIKVIDVGRRFLVNRVQDHIQSRIVYYLMNIHVQPRTIYLCRHGESEFNLKGRIGGDSGLSNRGKKFAVALNKFVEEQNLKDLKIWTSQLKRTIQTAEALQLPYEQWKALNEIDAGVCEEMTYEEIREQHPEEFALRDQDKYYYRYPSGESYQDLVQRLEPVIMELERQENVLVICHQAVMRCLLAYFLDKSADEMPYLKCPLHTVLKLTPVAYGCRVESISLNIEAVNTHRDRPEEAKKGPNPLMRRNSVTPLASPEPTKKPRINSFEEHVAVSPALPGCVPQEVPTQMPGQPLLGKACL